In one Nostoc sp. KVJ3 genomic region, the following are encoded:
- a CDS encoding DUF2808 domain-containing protein: protein MLGKTIDLNKSSFVNRWLLSASTLTLSFLFPGLLLVSPALAIRLSNGQITFNNPPRLVRSATSSSSSNNRYATYQFTISVPKDAGEPLEAVSIVQRPNVETIAFDESQQTAFKGNSFAGGTALHLASIGGTLPSPSNKQTVVFDPPIAPGSTVTVEIVSKGNPQLGGVYLFGVTAYPAGENGIGQFLGYGRLHFYK from the coding sequence ATGCTAGGGAAAACTATCGATTTAAATAAATCATCATTTGTCAATCGCTGGCTTTTAAGTGCTAGTACGTTAACTCTAAGTTTTTTATTCCCTGGGTTGCTGCTAGTCTCTCCTGCTTTAGCAATTCGGTTGAGTAATGGGCAAATTACTTTTAACAATCCTCCTCGATTAGTTCGATCTGCTACTAGCTCTAGCAGTTCTAATAACAGATATGCAACCTATCAATTTACCATTAGCGTTCCTAAAGATGCTGGAGAGCCTCTAGAAGCTGTTTCAATAGTACAGCGTCCAAATGTAGAAACAATTGCATTTGATGAAAGTCAACAAACTGCTTTTAAAGGTAACAGTTTCGCTGGTGGTACTGCCTTACATTTGGCTAGTATTGGTGGCACTCTCCCATCTCCATCTAACAAGCAAACGGTAGTATTTGATCCGCCTATCGCCCCTGGTAGCACTGTAACAGTCGAGATAGTAAGCAAGGGAAATCCTCAGCTTGGAGGAGTCTATCTTTTTGGCGTTACTGCTTATCCAGCAGGAGAAAATGGTATTGGTCAGTTTTTAGGTTACGGTCGTCTACACTTTTACAAGTAG